A genomic region of Zea mays cultivar B73 chromosome 6, Zm-B73-REFERENCE-NAM-5.0, whole genome shotgun sequence contains the following coding sequences:
- the LOC109939192 gene encoding probable inactive receptor kinase At2g26730, which yields MDSRAPALLLLLLLALTLSLAATAGADPPERERSALRAFLSGTPHERPLQWNASLPTCYWTGVRCDSPANATVTELHLPGVGLVGAVPTGTLSGLQNLQVLSLRDNRLAGPVPPDVLALPRLRALYLQGNLLSGAVPPELATGALPELEHLALSRNQLSGPIPDALLVGLPRLRSLKLDANRLSGGLPAGTGSGARLEAFNVSFNDLQGPIPANLARFPPESFQGNPGLCGKPLVDRPCAVPSTGATKKRKLSGAAVVAIAVGCGAAALLVVVLLLSLCAVRRRRQHSAAAEEAKATPPTRGLTASGGDFTSSSKDISAAAGSAERGRLVFVGKHAHLRYSFDLEDLLRASAEVLGKGGLGTSYKAVLEDGATVVVKRLRDVAAARREFGACVEAAAGAAEGHRNLVPLRGYYYSKDEKLLVLDYLPGGSLSARLHGSRGTGRTAMDWDARVRAALCAARGVAHLHTAHGLAHGDVKSSNLLLRPDPDAAALSDYCLQQIFPPAPARPGGYRAPELADARRPTLWSDVYALGVLLLELLTGRSPAHHAASGSGLDDGGAMDLPRWVQSVVREEWTAEVFDAELARAGGGAAEDEMVALLQVAMACVSTAPDARPGAPDVVRMVQEVISGRTTTEENERIRGAEEEAERSRGPTP from the exons ATGGacagccgcgcgcccgcgctgctgctgctgctgctgctggcgtTGACCCTCTCCCTAGCGGCCACCGCGGGCGCAGACCCGCCGGAGCGGGAGCGGTCGGCGCTACGTGCCTTCCTATCCGGAACGCCGCACGAGCGGCCGCTGCAATGGAACGCATCCCTCCCCACGTGCTATTGGACGGGCGTCCGCTGCGACTCCCCCGCCAACGCCACGGTGACCGAGCTCCACCTCCCCGGGGTGGGCCTCGTCGGCGCCGTCCCTACCGGCACCCTCTCCGGCCTCCAGAACCTCCAGGTCCTGTCGCTGCGTGACAACCGCCTCGCGGGGCCCGTCCCGCCCGACGTCCTCGCTCTCCCGCGCCTCCGCGCGCTCTACCTCCAGGGCAACCTGCTGTCGGGCGCCGTCCCGCCGGAGCTCGCCACGGGGGCGCTGCCCGAGCTCGAGCACCTCGCGCTCTCGCGCAACCAGCTCTCGGGACCCATACCGGACGCGCTGCTCGTGGGGCTGCCCAGGCTACGGTCGCTCAAGCTCGACGCGAACCGGCTCTCCGGTGGCCTGCCTGCTGGGACTGGGAGCGGCGCCAGGCTGGAGGCGTTCAACGTCTCGTTTAACGACCTCCAAGGACCCATCCCCGCGAACCTCGCGCGATTCCCGCCGGAGTCGTTCCAAGGGAACCCCGGCCTCTGCGGCAAGCCCCTCGTCGACCGCCCGTGCGCCGTGCCGTCCACGGGGGCGACGAAGAAACGGAAGCTTTCTGGCGCGGCGGTCGTGGCCATCGCGGTGGGCTGTGGCGCGGCGGCCCTGCTGGTGGTGGTGCTCCTTCTATCCCTGTGCGCGGTACGCCGGCGCCGTCAACActcggcggcggcggaggaggcGAAGGCGACGCCGCCCACGCGCGGGCTGACGGCGTCGGGCGGCGACTTCACGTCCTCCTCCAAGGACATCAGCGCTGCCGCCGGCAGCGCGGAGCGTGGCCGGCTGGTGTTCGTGGGGAAACACGCGCACCTCCGGTACAGCTTCGACCTGGAGGACCTGCTGCGCGCGTCCGCGGAGGTGCTCGGGAAGGGCGGCCTTGGCACGTCCTACAAGGCGGTGCTGGAGGACGGCGCCACCGTGGTTGTCAAGCGCCTGCGTgacgtggcggcggcgcggcgagaGTTTGGCGCCTGCGTGGAGGCCGCGGCCGGAGCCGCCGAGGGGCACCGCAACCTGGTGCCGCTGCGCGGGTACTACTACTCCAAGGACGAGAAACTGCTCGTCCTCGACTACCTTCCCGGCGGCAGCCTCTCCGCCCGCCTCCACG GGAGCCGCGGCACCGGGCGGACGGCCATGGACTGGGACGCGCGGGTGCGTGCCGCGCTGTGCGCCGCGCGCGGCGTGGCACACCTGCACACGGCGCACGGCCTGGCGCACGGCGACGTCAAGTCGTCGAACCTGCTGCTCCGCCCGGACCCCGACGCGGCCGCGCTGTCCGACTACTGCCTCCAGCAGATCTTCCCGCCGGCTCCAGCGCGCCCCGGCGGGTACCGCGCGCCGGAGCTCGCGGACGCGCGCCGCCCGACGCTGTGGTCCGACGTGTACGCGCTGGGCGTGCTGCTCCTGGAGCTCCTGACGGGCAGGTCGCCCGCGCACCACGCGGCGTCCGGGTCCGGCCTGGACGACGGCGGGGCCATGGACCTCCCGCGGTGGGTGCAGTCGGTGGTGCGCGAGGAGTGGACGGCCGAGGTGTTCGACGCGGAGCTggcgcgggcgggcggcggcgctgCGGAGGACGAGATGGTGGCGCTGCTGCAAGTGGCCATGGCGTGCGTGTCCACCGCGCCGGACGCGCGGCCCGGCGCCCCCGACGTCGTCAGGATGGTCCAGGAGGTCATCAGCGGGCGCACCACCACGGAGGAGAACGAGAGGATTAGGGgcgcggaggaggaggcggagcggTCCAGAGGCCCGACGCCGTGA
- the LOC100276727 gene encoding uncharacterized protein LOC100276727 has protein sequence MAAGYGEELLGRVSGLVAACTVRVSRATRRLLRRHQRRRPTKHHQTTADVVAAALCARGAAIDKGRASSGSAGEVALWSRRILMGERCQPLDFAGAIHYDSFGRRLARPPVPPRSASSLSCRGDVDAGYYPAAENGDAV, from the coding sequence ATGGCGGCGGGCTACGGCGAGGAACTCCTGGGCAGGGTGTCGGGCCTGGTGGCGGCGTGCACAGTGCGCGTGTCGCGCGCGACGCGGCGCCTCCTCCGGCGCCACCAGAGGAGGAGGCCAACGAAGCACCACCAGACGACGGCCGACGTGGTTGCGGCGGCGCTGTGCGCGCGCGGGGCGGCCATCGACAAGGGCAGGGCGTCGTCGGGGTCGGCGGGCGAGGTGGCCCTCTGGAGCCGGCGGATCCTGATGGGGGAGCGCTGCCAGCCGCTGGACTTCGCGGGCGCCATCCACTACGACAGCTTCGGCCGCCGGCTGGCGCGCCCGCCCGTGCCGCCGCGCTCCGCGTCCTCCCTGTCGTGCCGCGGCGACGTTGACGCGGGCTACTACCCGGCGGCCGAGAACGGTGACGCCGTCTAG